Proteins co-encoded in one Coregonus clupeaformis isolate EN_2021a chromosome 5, ASM2061545v1, whole genome shotgun sequence genomic window:
- the LOC121567084 gene encoding transmembrane protease serine 4 isoform X1: MSTDTWLAEESNIPLNPRQQVEVRPGKKRKPMTAPNSQKEKSSSRKWVLITVLMVLVTLGILVTAGFFIAQLINSKYFFCSRSVKFIPLDKACDGVADCSGGEDELTCVAKMTVNTTFSVRLVSEQSVLQIYSAGTGWRSVCSEDWTQQHTEKACQQLGYTYKPISSSISVRNLSSSLKTGPFSGVRVAAETTPIYQTVIDRQVCNSESVISLTCSDCGEQGPSDRIVGGVEASIEQWPWQVSLQHNGQHTCGGSLVSPRWVVTAAHCFSGSKELSRWRVVSGRTYMGILGGSYVDKIILNGDYNAALNDYDMAMMRLTIPITVGNFRRPVCLPPLNLGLKAGDQMTVTGWGHLHEKGKVSPVLQKAIIPLIDSDQCSSPAVYGDSITPRMLCAGYLEGKVDACQGDSGGPLVYLSGQWQLVGVVSWGIGCAREGQPGVYCNVDEMLNWIHTVMEKNP; this comes from the exons ATGAGT aCTGACACCTGGCTTGCTGAAGAAAGCAATATACCATTAAATCCTAGACAACAAG TTGAAGTCCGGCCTGGTAAAAAACGAAAGCCCATGACGGCTCCGAACTCCCAGAAAGAGAAGTCCTCATCGAGGAAGTGGGTCCTGATCACTGTGTTGATGGTACTGGTAACGCTGGGGATCCTGGTCACAGCTGGCTTCTTCA TCGCGCAGCTGATCAACAGTAAGTACTTCTTCTGCTCCCGGTCGGTGAAGTTCATTCCCCTGGACAAAGCGTGTGATGGGGTGGCGGACTGTTCAGGAGGAGAGGACGAGCTCACCTGTGTGGCCAAGATGACGGTCAACACTACCTtctcag tgCGTCTGGTCTCTGAGCAGAGTGTTCTCCAGATCTACAGTGCTGGGACAGGATGGAGGAGTGTGTGTAGTGAGGACTGGACCCAGCAGCACACAGAGAAAGCCTGTCAACAGCTGGGCTACACCTA TAAACCCATCAGTAGTAGTATTTCAGTGCGGAACTTGTCCTCGTCCCTGAAGACAGGACCGTTCTCAGGGGTCAGGGTCGCAGCCGAAACCACCCCCATTTACCAGACTGTCATTGACCG CCAGGTGTGTAACTCAGAATCCGTGATCTCCCTGACCTGCTCCG ACTGTGGAGAGCAGGGGCCATCGGACCGTATCGTGGGGGGGGTGGAAGCGTCTATAGAACAGTGGCCATGGCAGGTGAGCCTGCAACACAACGGACAACACACCTGTGGAGGGTCACTGGTGTCACCACGCTGGGTCGTCACAGCAGCACACTGCTTCTCTGG TAGTAAGGAGCTGAGTCGCTGGCGGGTTGTGTCTGGGAGGACCTACATGGGCATCCTGGGAGGCTCGTATGTAGACAAGATCATACTGAACGGAGATTACAACGCAGCCCTCAATGACTACGACATGGCCATGATGAGGCTGACCATACCCATCACTGTAGGAA ACTTTCGTCGGCCCGTGTGTTTGCCCCCTTTGAACCTGGGCCTGAAGGCAGGAGACCAAATGACGGTGACAGGCTGGGGCCACCTCCATGAGAAGG gtAAAGTGTCTCCTGTCCTCCAGAAGGCTATCATTCCCCTTATAGACAGTGATCAGTGCTCCAGTCCCGCTGTCTACGGTGACTCAATTACTCCCAGAATGCTTTGCGCTGGTTACCTGGAGGGCAAAGTGGATGCATGTCAG GGAGACAGTGGTGGTCCTCTGGTGTACCTGTCAGGACAATGGCAGCTGGTGGGGGTGGTGAGTTGGGGGATCGGCTGTGCCAGAGAGGGTCAACCAGGGGTCTACTGTAATGTGGATGAaatgctcaactggatccacactgTCATGGAG
- the LOC121567084 gene encoding transmembrane protease serine 4 isoform X2, whose product MTAPNSQKEKSSSRKWVLITVLMVLVTLGILVTAGFFIAQLINSKYFFCSRSVKFIPLDKACDGVADCSGGEDELTCVAKMTVNTTFSVRLVSEQSVLQIYSAGTGWRSVCSEDWTQQHTEKACQQLGYTYKPISSSISVRNLSSSLKTGPFSGVRVAAETTPIYQTVIDRQVCNSESVISLTCSDCGEQGPSDRIVGGVEASIEQWPWQVSLQHNGQHTCGGSLVSPRWVVTAAHCFSGSKELSRWRVVSGRTYMGILGGSYVDKIILNGDYNAALNDYDMAMMRLTIPITVGNFRRPVCLPPLNLGLKAGDQMTVTGWGHLHEKGKVSPVLQKAIIPLIDSDQCSSPAVYGDSITPRMLCAGYLEGKVDACQGDSGGPLVYLSGQWQLVGVVSWGIGCAREGQPGVYCNVDEMLNWIHTVMEKNP is encoded by the exons ATGACGGCTCCGAACTCCCAGAAAGAGAAGTCCTCATCGAGGAAGTGGGTCCTGATCACTGTGTTGATGGTACTGGTAACGCTGGGGATCCTGGTCACAGCTGGCTTCTTCA TCGCGCAGCTGATCAACAGTAAGTACTTCTTCTGCTCCCGGTCGGTGAAGTTCATTCCCCTGGACAAAGCGTGTGATGGGGTGGCGGACTGTTCAGGAGGAGAGGACGAGCTCACCTGTGTGGCCAAGATGACGGTCAACACTACCTtctcag tgCGTCTGGTCTCTGAGCAGAGTGTTCTCCAGATCTACAGTGCTGGGACAGGATGGAGGAGTGTGTGTAGTGAGGACTGGACCCAGCAGCACACAGAGAAAGCCTGTCAACAGCTGGGCTACACCTA TAAACCCATCAGTAGTAGTATTTCAGTGCGGAACTTGTCCTCGTCCCTGAAGACAGGACCGTTCTCAGGGGTCAGGGTCGCAGCCGAAACCACCCCCATTTACCAGACTGTCATTGACCG CCAGGTGTGTAACTCAGAATCCGTGATCTCCCTGACCTGCTCCG ACTGTGGAGAGCAGGGGCCATCGGACCGTATCGTGGGGGGGGTGGAAGCGTCTATAGAACAGTGGCCATGGCAGGTGAGCCTGCAACACAACGGACAACACACCTGTGGAGGGTCACTGGTGTCACCACGCTGGGTCGTCACAGCAGCACACTGCTTCTCTGG TAGTAAGGAGCTGAGTCGCTGGCGGGTTGTGTCTGGGAGGACCTACATGGGCATCCTGGGAGGCTCGTATGTAGACAAGATCATACTGAACGGAGATTACAACGCAGCCCTCAATGACTACGACATGGCCATGATGAGGCTGACCATACCCATCACTGTAGGAA ACTTTCGTCGGCCCGTGTGTTTGCCCCCTTTGAACCTGGGCCTGAAGGCAGGAGACCAAATGACGGTGACAGGCTGGGGCCACCTCCATGAGAAGG gtAAAGTGTCTCCTGTCCTCCAGAAGGCTATCATTCCCCTTATAGACAGTGATCAGTGCTCCAGTCCCGCTGTCTACGGTGACTCAATTACTCCCAGAATGCTTTGCGCTGGTTACCTGGAGGGCAAAGTGGATGCATGTCAG GGAGACAGTGGTGGTCCTCTGGTGTACCTGTCAGGACAATGGCAGCTGGTGGGGGTGGTGAGTTGGGGGATCGGCTGTGCCAGAGAGGGTCAACCAGGGGTCTACTGTAATGTGGATGAaatgctcaactggatccacactgTCATGGAG